The following proteins are encoded in a genomic region of Serinus canaria isolate serCan28SL12 chromosome 13, serCan2020, whole genome shotgun sequence:
- the LOC108962262 gene encoding uncharacterized protein LOC108962262, which translates to MAPRIRLSLSKPLPTIRETHEEAMEEPSSSPKCAGSAAASPDSHSSDDYIQSICHLARPTFPALLESRRKGKDRKTLKTLEDVSGSPLLVGTQQERSKCKLTNFISSVVPLGKVPPAETDFWSREDPLEQIYTNAENLCSSKASSYGESASTGYSQCNSSAPNGDLHHTNLEEKNTGITSFPRVFSFPRLPSPRPVQKEAICSELRYLRRDEGTVLGNNHSQKENGPVFINTKEQLAPSARGKVAGNLALPCSVGRQNLFNTVGTDEKEGRKTSHCDKNVMGDVPTKQRYFESFQVPKKATIHNWISEHRCIWKEAKLKACLLPAIAEV; encoded by the coding sequence ATGGCACCCAGGATCAGACTGAGCCTTTCAAAGCCTCTCCCGACCATACGGGAAACCCACGAGGAAGCGATGGAGGAGCCAAGCAGCAGCCCCAAGtgtgctgggagtgctgcagccagcccagacTCACACTCCAGTGATGACTACATCCAATCCATCTGCCACCTCGCCAGGcccaccttcccagcccttctgGAAAGCAGACGTAAGGGTAAGGACAGGAAGACCCTGAAGACCCTGGAGGATGTGTCAGGTTCTCCACTGCttgtggggacacagcaggaaagGTCAAAATGTAAATTGACCAATTTCATCTCTAGTGTGGTGCCACTGGGAAAAGTCCCACCTGCAGAAACCGACTTTTGGTCCAGAGAGGACCCCCTGGAACAAATTTACACCAATGCAGAAAATCTTTGCTCCTCCAAGGCTTCTTCCTATGGTGAAAGTGCCAGCACTGGTTACTCACAGTGCAACTCTTCTGCCCCAAATGGTGACCTTCATCACACAaacctggaagaaaaaaacacagggaTAACCAGTTTTCCACGAGTGTTCAGTTTTCCAAGGCTTCCCTCCCCAAGGCCAGTTCAGAAAGAAGCAATATGCTCAGAGCTGAGGTATCTCAGAAGGGATGAGGGAACAGTTCTAGGGAATAACCACAGTCAGAAAGAGAATGGCCCTGTGTTCATTAACACCAAAGAGCAATTGGCACCCTCAGCCAGAGGGAAGGTGGCAGGAAACctagccctgccctgctctgtaGGAAGGCAGAATTTGTTCAATACAGTGGGCAcagatgaaaaagaaggaagaaaaacttctCACTGTGACAAAAATGTCATGGGTGATGTTCCCACTAAGCAGAGATACTTCGAGTCTTTCCAGGTACCTAAAAAAGCCACCATCCATAACTGGATTTCAGAGCACAGATGCATCTGGAAAGAGGCAAAGTTAAAAGCTTGTTTGCTCCCAGCCATTGCTGAAGTGTGA